Proteins encoded within one genomic window of Posidoniimonas corsicana:
- a CDS encoding DUF1592 domain-containing protein has translation MASGTCVPRLFLACLVRSAAGVAALAATVAVAEEDAADRFRTRVLPVLQENCFDCHGWGAEEGGLALDVDPAAGAFLTDTETWWKVLKNVRAGVMPPEGYTALPDEAKQSLATWVKSDVFGIDPHNVDPGPSAVRRLNRYEYGNTIRDLMGIDYNVEIEFPPDDSGFGFDNVGDGQSLSPMLVEKYLRAAQSIVDQAVPTVTRVIQHQEYRGRDFRSDDGSRRGERMSVDDEATVTRAFTLDEPGAHRVVVNAMVDGSFEFHPRRCVVTFSVDGQQRSQAEYGWQEKLKIEHVFDEEFEAGEHTLTFSVRPLPLAEGDQEEDDFSNEPHHAHYFVRSVKVEGPLDPPKWQRPPNYQRFFTRDQPPSAPDERRAYAEELLERFAGRAFRRPVDAATVDRLAALAESVYSQPDKTFEAGVAHAMVAVLASPRFLLRADFPAGQRVDSTYPLVDEYSLASRLSYFFWSTMPDQELTDLAARGQLRESLDAQVERMLADDRSRRMVREFVGQWLRSRDVENVSIDALAALGLKEEYDEILEEFRRSFRGRRPRNRGANAQSPEEQARAREVRERFRELREVRDTFDGGIRRAMRDETDMTFEHIVREDRSVLELIDSDYTFLNEDLADFYGIDGVQGRRMRKVTLPQDSQRGGVLTQGTMLTVTSNPTRTSPVKRGLFILDNLLGAPPPPAPPGVPELEEAAEKLGEQQPTLREVLALHRESALCSSCHARMDPLGLALENFDAMGRWRDFDNGRPIDSSGNLVSGETFASVQDLKTILATSHRRSFYRCLTEKLFTYALGRGLDYYDVHAVDTIVDELDENNGRVGVLIRGVVRSDPFLRHRGDPAARVSARDDDQPPAATR, from the coding sequence ATGGCATCCGGTACCTGTGTCCCCCGCTTGTTCCTCGCTTGTCTGGTGCGTTCGGCAGCCGGCGTCGCTGCGCTCGCCGCGACGGTCGCGGTCGCGGAAGAGGACGCTGCCGACCGGTTCCGCACACGCGTGCTGCCGGTGCTGCAAGAGAACTGCTTCGACTGCCACGGCTGGGGCGCGGAAGAGGGCGGACTCGCGCTCGACGTCGACCCGGCCGCCGGGGCCTTCCTCACCGACACGGAAACCTGGTGGAAGGTGCTCAAGAACGTCCGTGCGGGCGTGATGCCGCCGGAGGGCTACACCGCGCTCCCTGACGAGGCGAAGCAGAGCCTCGCCACCTGGGTGAAGTCGGACGTGTTCGGCATCGACCCCCACAACGTCGACCCCGGCCCGTCCGCCGTGCGGAGGCTCAACCGCTACGAATACGGCAACACCATCCGCGACCTGATGGGCATCGACTACAACGTGGAGATCGAGTTCCCGCCGGACGACTCCGGCTTCGGGTTCGACAACGTGGGCGACGGGCAGAGCCTCTCGCCGATGCTGGTGGAGAAGTACCTGCGCGCCGCCCAGTCGATCGTGGACCAGGCGGTGCCCACCGTCACGCGGGTGATCCAGCACCAGGAGTATCGGGGCCGCGACTTCCGCAGCGACGACGGATCGCGGCGGGGCGAACGGATGTCCGTCGACGACGAGGCGACCGTCACGCGGGCGTTCACCCTGGACGAGCCCGGCGCACATCGGGTGGTCGTCAACGCGATGGTGGACGGCTCATTCGAGTTCCACCCCCGCCGCTGTGTGGTGACGTTCTCCGTCGACGGACAGCAGCGGAGCCAGGCGGAGTACGGCTGGCAGGAGAAGCTGAAGATCGAACACGTGTTCGACGAGGAGTTCGAGGCGGGCGAGCACACGCTGACGTTCAGCGTCCGGCCGCTGCCGCTCGCCGAGGGCGATCAGGAAGAAGACGACTTCTCCAACGAGCCGCACCACGCCCACTACTTCGTGCGGTCGGTCAAGGTCGAAGGCCCGCTCGACCCGCCGAAGTGGCAGCGCCCGCCGAACTACCAGCGGTTCTTCACACGTGACCAGCCGCCGTCGGCGCCCGACGAGCGACGCGCCTACGCCGAGGAGCTGCTCGAGCGTTTCGCGGGCCGCGCGTTCCGCCGGCCGGTGGACGCGGCCACGGTCGACCGCCTGGCGGCGCTCGCCGAAAGCGTGTATTCACAGCCCGACAAGACGTTTGAGGCTGGCGTCGCGCACGCGATGGTGGCGGTGCTGGCCTCGCCCCGCTTCTTGCTGCGGGCCGACTTCCCGGCCGGGCAGCGGGTCGACAGCACCTACCCCCTCGTCGACGAGTACTCGCTCGCTTCGCGGCTGTCGTACTTCTTCTGGTCGACCATGCCGGACCAGGAGCTCACCGACCTGGCGGCCCGCGGGCAGCTGCGGGAGAGCCTGGACGCCCAGGTGGAGCGGATGCTCGCCGACGACCGCTCGCGGCGGATGGTCCGCGAATTCGTCGGCCAGTGGCTGCGGTCCCGCGACGTGGAGAACGTGTCGATCGACGCCCTGGCGGCGTTGGGGTTGAAAGAGGAGTACGACGAGATCCTGGAGGAGTTCCGCCGTAGTTTCCGCGGCCGCCGGCCACGGAACCGCGGCGCAAACGCCCAGTCACCAGAGGAGCAGGCCCGCGCGCGGGAGGTCCGCGAACGGTTCCGCGAGCTGCGCGAGGTGCGCGACACGTTTGACGGCGGCATCCGCCGCGCGATGCGCGACGAGACCGACATGACCTTCGAGCACATCGTCCGGGAAGACCGCAGCGTGCTGGAGCTGATCGACAGCGACTACACCTTTCTTAACGAGGACCTGGCGGATTTCTACGGCATCGACGGCGTGCAGGGGCGGCGGATGCGGAAGGTAACGCTCCCCCAGGACAGCCAGCGGGGCGGCGTCCTCACGCAGGGGACGATGCTCACGGTCACCTCGAACCCAACCCGCACGTCGCCCGTGAAACGCGGCCTGTTCATCCTCGACAACCTGCTCGGCGCCCCGCCCCCGCCGGCGCCGCCGGGGGTTCCCGAGCTGGAAGAGGCGGCGGAGAAGCTAGGCGAACAGCAGCCGACGCTCCGCGAAGTGCTGGCGCTGCACCGCGAGTCGGCCCTGTGCTCCTCGTGCCACGCCCGCATGGACCCGCTGGGCCTGGCCCTGGAGAATTTTGACGCCATGGGCAGGTGGCGCGATTTTGACAACGGTCGCCCGATCGATTCCTCCGGGAATCTTGTTTCCGGCGAAACCTTCGCGTCCGTGCAGGATTTAAAGACTATTCTGGCCACCTCCCACCGCCGCAGTTTCTACCGCTGCCTGACTGAAAAGCTGTTCACCTACGCGTTGGGCCGGGGGCTGGACTACTACGACGTGCACGCGGTCGACACGATTGTCGATGAGCTCGACGAGAACAACGGCAGGGTGGGCGTGCTGATCCGGGGGGTCGTCCGATCGGACCCGTTCCTCCGGCACCGGGGCGACCCCGCGGCGCGGGTATCCGCCCGCGACGACGATCAGCCTCCCGCAGCGACACGGTAA
- a CDS encoding DUF1552 domain-containing protein, translating to MNRPHAPNSNAAPTIGRRRFLQGVGACVGLPLFESLAARSAVAAEATATPALATTASGAPLRMAFMSIPNGVQQEHWFPTGQGSDFSFNSTMKPLEAVKQHVQVLTGLDHEHATPGPDGAGDHARANATFLTGQRARKTAGKDIYVGVSVDQLAAQHVGHTTRFRSLELSCDAVRNSGSCDSGYACAYQYNLSWSTPTTPVTPEPNPRLAFERLFGGGAQGQRARNYQQRLETQRSLLDFVLEDARSLNRELSGHDRRKLDEYLAGVRSIERRIQNSEQFESVADPAVDTPPGIPRDFGAHMDMMYDLLAMAFQTDSTRVGTLLLAYDGSNRSFPDLGISEGHHYLTHHQRNEKYVEYIAKIDQFYMQRFARFLEKLAATEDVDGASLLDNSMIVYGGAIANGNRHTHDNLPVVLAGGGGGSLRPGRYVELDSQPMSNLFVSMLNSMGVGVDRFGDSTAQLAGL from the coding sequence ATGAACAGGCCCCACGCACCCAACAGCAACGCGGCACCGACGATCGGCCGCCGCCGGTTCCTGCAGGGCGTCGGCGCGTGCGTCGGCCTCCCGCTGTTCGAGTCCCTGGCGGCGCGATCCGCAGTGGCAGCAGAAGCCACCGCTACGCCGGCGCTCGCGACAACCGCCAGCGGGGCGCCGCTCCGCATGGCGTTCATGTCGATCCCCAATGGCGTGCAGCAGGAGCACTGGTTCCCAACCGGCCAGGGGTCGGACTTCTCGTTCAACTCAACCATGAAGCCCCTCGAGGCGGTCAAGCAGCACGTGCAGGTGCTTACCGGCCTCGACCACGAACACGCCACGCCCGGGCCCGACGGCGCGGGGGACCACGCCCGCGCAAACGCCACCTTCCTCACCGGCCAGCGGGCGCGGAAGACCGCCGGCAAGGACATCTACGTCGGCGTGTCGGTCGACCAACTCGCCGCGCAGCACGTAGGGCACACGACCCGGTTCCGGTCCCTGGAGCTGAGCTGCGACGCGGTCCGCAACTCCGGCAGCTGCGACTCGGGCTACGCCTGCGCCTACCAGTACAACCTGTCGTGGAGCACGCCCACAACGCCGGTCACGCCCGAGCCGAACCCGCGGCTGGCGTTCGAGCGGCTGTTCGGCGGGGGCGCCCAGGGCCAGCGGGCGCGGAACTACCAGCAGCGGCTCGAGACCCAGCGGTCGCTGCTCGACTTTGTGCTGGAGGACGCGCGGTCCTTGAACCGCGAGCTGAGCGGGCACGACCGCCGCAAGCTCGACGAGTACCTCGCCGGCGTGCGCAGCATCGAGCGGCGGATCCAGAACTCCGAGCAGTTCGAATCGGTCGCCGACCCCGCCGTCGACACGCCGCCGGGCATCCCCCGCGACTTCGGCGCCCACATGGACATGATGTACGACCTGCTGGCGATGGCGTTCCAGACCGACTCGACGCGGGTCGGGACGCTGCTGCTGGCCTACGACGGGAGCAACCGCTCGTTCCCCGACCTCGGCATCAGCGAGGGGCACCACTACCTCACGCACCACCAGCGCAACGAGAAGTACGTCGAGTACATCGCCAAGATCGATCAGTTCTACATGCAGCGTTTCGCCCGCTTCCTGGAGAAGCTGGCGGCCACCGAGGACGTGGACGGCGCCTCACTGCTCGACAACTCGATGATCGTCTACGGCGGGGCTATCGCCAACGGCAACCGGCACACGCACGACAACCTGCCGGTGGTGCTCGCCGGCGGCGGCGGGGGCAGCCTCCGCCCGGGCCGCTACGTCGAACTCGACAGCCAGCCCATGAGCAACCTGTTCGTCAGCATGCTGAACAGCATGGGGGTCGGGGTCGACCGGTTCGGCGACTCCACCGCACAGCTGGCGGGCCTGTAG
- a CDS encoding ATP-dependent 6-phosphofructokinase, producing the protein MLTQEDLRISTLGPRRRLSPLRHLHEGPRSFVPDDRRVMYHIEYCHDEVINPLGFEKAGPREQLYFDPAECRAAIVTCGGLCPGLNNVIRNLYYKLHSDYGVPSILGIRDGYLGLNPELGEPPIELTDQMVTQIHHQGGTILGTSRGPQDPAVMVDYLQELGVNLFFPIGGDGTQKGAHLIAQEVERRGAKIAVVGVPKTIDNDIKFCYRSFGFVSAASEAEVVIDRAHVEAKSTPRGVGLVKLMGREAGFIAAAATIASGEVNFALIPEVPFTLEELLPKLERRLEARGHAVIVVAEGAGQDLLEHEQGLDKSGNRRLGDIGHFLKHAITDHFKELGKPASVKYLDPSYHIRSVTANAADSLLCEMFARCAVHAAMAGKTDLFIGLWNNRPVHVPLKVSVGQVKRMEPQRDLWSAVLATTGQEKW; encoded by the coding sequence ATGCTGACGCAAGAAGACCTGCGGATCTCGACCCTCGGACCCCGCAGGCGGCTCTCGCCGCTGCGGCACCTGCACGAGGGGCCACGGTCGTTCGTCCCCGACGACCGCCGCGTGATGTACCACATCGAGTACTGCCACGACGAGGTGATCAACCCGCTGGGATTCGAGAAGGCCGGGCCCCGCGAGCAGCTCTACTTCGACCCGGCCGAGTGCCGCGCGGCGATCGTCACCTGTGGCGGGCTCTGCCCCGGCCTGAACAACGTCATCCGCAACCTGTACTACAAGCTGCACAGCGACTACGGCGTGCCGTCGATCCTCGGCATCCGCGACGGCTACCTCGGGCTCAACCCCGAGCTGGGCGAGCCGCCCATCGAGCTGACCGACCAGATGGTCACGCAGATCCACCACCAGGGCGGCACCATCCTGGGCACGTCGCGGGGGCCGCAGGACCCGGCCGTGATGGTCGACTACCTGCAGGAGCTGGGGGTCAACCTGTTCTTCCCCATCGGCGGCGACGGCACGCAGAAGGGCGCGCACCTGATCGCCCAGGAGGTCGAGCGGCGCGGGGCGAAGATCGCCGTGGTGGGCGTCCCCAAGACGATCGACAACGACATCAAGTTCTGCTACCGCTCGTTCGGCTTTGTGTCGGCAGCTTCCGAGGCCGAGGTGGTGATCGACCGCGCCCACGTCGAGGCCAAGAGCACCCCCCGCGGCGTGGGGCTGGTCAAGCTGATGGGCCGCGAGGCGGGCTTCATCGCCGCGGCGGCCACCATCGCCAGCGGCGAGGTCAACTTCGCGCTCATCCCCGAGGTGCCGTTCACGCTGGAGGAGCTGCTGCCGAAGCTCGAGCGCCGGCTCGAAGCCCGCGGGCACGCGGTGATCGTGGTGGCCGAGGGCGCGGGGCAGGACCTGTTGGAGCACGAGCAGGGGCTCGACAAGTCCGGCAACCGCCGGCTGGGCGACATCGGCCACTTCCTCAAGCACGCGATCACCGACCACTTCAAGGAGCTGGGCAAGCCGGCGTCGGTCAAGTACCTCGACCCCAGCTACCACATCCGCAGCGTGACCGCCAACGCGGCCGACAGCCTGCTGTGCGAGATGTTCGCCCGCTGCGCAGTCCACGCCGCCATGGCCGGCAAGACCGACCTGTTCATCGGCCTGTGGAACAACCGCCCGGTGCACGTGCCGCTGAAGGTGTCGGTGGGGCAGGTGAAGCGGATGGAGCCGCAGCGCGACCTGTGGTCCGCCGTGCTGGCGACCACCGGCCAAGAGAAGTGGTGA
- a CDS encoding UDP-glucose dehydrogenase family protein translates to MKIAVIGTGYVGLVTGTCFADSGNDVTCIDINEAKIEGLKRGEVPIYEPGLSELVIHNSEAGRLHFTTDTAAAVAPAEVVYLAVGTPQGDDGAADLSAMWAVVKAIAPSLREDAVVVTKSTVPVGTNARIFGMLKEFTGRECDVASNPEFLKEGAAIEDFMKPDRVVVGVRRPEVGDVLHQLYKPFLRTEKPFLVMSPESAEMTKYVANALLATKISFINEMANLCEKMGGDINDVRRGIGHDSRIGFAFLFPGVGYGGSCFPKDVRALESMTVDKELTPAMLRAVDEVNERQKHVVSQKLDAHFGGDLAGKKIAVWGLAFKPRTDDIREAPALVLIDWLLSKGAKVVAHDPEAMDNVRAELGDKIEFAEGRMDALKGADALCIMTEWKDYHSPDFAEMYQLMGDPAVFDGRNLYEPERMARRGYCYHSIGRPMVDGRKQ, encoded by the coding sequence ATGAAGATTGCGGTCATTGGAACCGGGTACGTCGGTCTGGTCACCGGAACCTGCTTCGCCGACAGCGGCAACGACGTCACCTGCATCGACATCAACGAGGCCAAGATCGAGGGCCTGAAGCGGGGTGAGGTGCCGATCTACGAGCCCGGGCTGTCGGAGCTGGTGATCCACAACTCCGAGGCCGGGCGGCTGCACTTCACCACCGACACGGCCGCCGCCGTGGCCCCGGCCGAGGTGGTCTACCTGGCGGTCGGCACGCCCCAGGGCGACGACGGCGCCGCCGACCTGTCCGCCATGTGGGCGGTCGTTAAGGCGATCGCGCCGAGCCTCCGCGAGGACGCCGTGGTCGTGACCAAGAGCACGGTCCCTGTCGGCACCAACGCCCGCATCTTCGGCATGCTCAAGGAGTTCACCGGGCGGGAGTGCGACGTGGCGAGCAACCCCGAGTTCCTCAAGGAGGGCGCCGCGATCGAGGACTTCATGAAGCCCGACCGGGTGGTGGTGGGCGTCCGCCGGCCCGAGGTCGGCGACGTGCTGCACCAGCTCTACAAGCCGTTCCTGCGGACCGAGAAGCCGTTCCTGGTCATGTCGCCCGAGAGCGCGGAGATGACCAAGTACGTCGCAAACGCGCTCTTGGCCACAAAGATCAGCTTCATCAACGAGATGGCCAACCTGTGCGAGAAGATGGGCGGCGACATCAACGACGTCCGCCGCGGCATCGGCCACGACAGCCGCATCGGCTTCGCGTTCCTGTTCCCCGGCGTGGGCTACGGCGGGAGCTGCTTCCCGAAGGACGTCCGCGCCCTGGAGTCGATGACCGTCGACAAGGAGCTGACCCCCGCGATGCTCCGAGCCGTGGACGAGGTGAACGAGCGGCAGAAGCACGTGGTGTCGCAGAAGCTCGACGCGCACTTCGGCGGCGACCTGGCGGGCAAGAAGATCGCCGTCTGGGGCCTGGCGTTCAAGCCCCGCACCGACGACATCCGCGAGGCGCCGGCGCTGGTGCTGATCGACTGGCTGCTCTCCAAAGGAGCGAAGGTCGTGGCCCACGACCCCGAGGCGATGGACAACGTCCGCGCCGAACTGGGCGACAAGATCGAGTTCGCCGAGGGCCGCATGGACGCGCTTAAGGGCGCCGACGCGCTGTGCATCATGACCGAGTGGAAGGACTACCACTCGCCCGACTTCGCCGAGATGTACCAGCTGATGGGCGACCCCGCCGTGTTCGACGGCCGCAACCTGTATGAGCCCGAGCGGATGGCCCGCCGCGGCTACTGCTACCACAGCATCGGCCGCCCGATGGTGGACGGCCGCAAGCAGTAG
- a CDS encoding methyl-accepting chemotaxis protein: protein MPSSLFKSRPEKATPDPTGGHAQGDATAVLEAFGRSQAIIEFEPDGTIVTANDNFLAVLGYSLSEIQGRHHRMFVDQAEAQTDDYRQFWRDLAAGRTAAGEFKRFTKTGETIWISASYNPVLDDQGQVCKVVKIASDITSTKLASDDASRLANMVANMPINVMFADRDLVVRYMNPASLKTLKQVEHLLPVSADNIVGANIDIFHKNPSHQRGLLANPANLPVHTQIKLGEEILDLLVSAITDKAGDYIGAMATWSIVTEQVRTRAEAASVGQTVASSTTEMAATIDEISKSVSRTASLAAETESHVRDSSSAAEMLQESSKAIGKVVGVIQELADQTNLLALNATIEAARAGESGRSFAVVANEVKELAQETGNATQSIEKSVEEMRQRIEQVTLSTQQITESIAEVSGNTNTVAAAIEEQSITMGELSKTAEGLVKLADQANS, encoded by the coding sequence ATGCCTTCCAGCCTGTTCAAGAGCCGCCCCGAAAAAGCCACCCCCGACCCAACCGGCGGCCACGCCCAGGGCGACGCCACGGCCGTGCTGGAGGCCTTCGGCCGTTCGCAGGCCATCATTGAGTTCGAGCCGGACGGCACGATCGTCACCGCCAACGACAACTTCCTGGCGGTGCTGGGCTACTCGCTCAGCGAGATCCAGGGCCGGCACCACCGCATGTTTGTCGATCAAGCCGAGGCACAGACCGACGACTACCGCCAGTTCTGGCGCGACCTGGCCGCCGGACGCACCGCGGCGGGCGAGTTCAAGCGGTTCACCAAGACCGGCGAGACCATCTGGATCTCCGCCTCGTACAACCCGGTGCTCGACGATCAGGGCCAGGTCTGCAAGGTCGTGAAGATCGCCAGCGACATCACCAGCACCAAGCTGGCGAGCGACGACGCGAGCCGCCTGGCCAACATGGTCGCCAACATGCCGATCAACGTGATGTTCGCCGACCGCGACCTGGTCGTGCGGTACATGAACCCGGCTTCGCTCAAGACGCTCAAGCAGGTGGAGCACTTGCTGCCGGTGTCGGCCGACAACATCGTCGGGGCGAACATCGACATCTTCCACAAGAACCCGTCGCACCAGCGGGGCCTGCTAGCCAACCCGGCGAACCTGCCGGTGCACACCCAGATCAAGCTGGGCGAGGAGATCCTCGACCTGCTGGTGAGCGCCATCACCGACAAGGCCGGCGACTACATCGGCGCGATGGCCACCTGGAGCATCGTGACCGAGCAGGTCCGCACCCGGGCCGAGGCCGCCAGCGTCGGTCAGACGGTCGCCTCGAGCACCACCGAGATGGCCGCCACGATCGACGAGATCAGCAAGAGCGTCAGCCGCACGGCGTCGCTCGCCGCCGAGACCGAGAGCCACGTCCGCGATTCGTCGTCAGCCGCGGAGATGCTGCAGGAGAGCAGCAAGGCGATCGGCAAGGTGGTCGGCGTCATCCAAGAACTGGCCGACCAGACCAACCTGCTGGCGCTCAACGCCACCATCGAGGCCGCCCGCGCCGGCGAGTCCGGACGCAGCTTCGCCGTGGTCGCCAACGAGGTCAAGGAGCTCGCCCAGGAGACCGGCAACGCGACCCAGAGCATCGAGAAGAGCGTCGAGGAAATGCGGCAGCGGATCGAGCAGGTCACCCTCTCGACCCAGCAGATCACCGAGAGCATCGCCGAGGTCAGCGGCAACACCAACACGGTCGCCGCCGCCATCGAAGAGCAGTCCATCACCATGGGCGAGCTCAGCAAGACCGCCGAGGGGCTGGTTAAGCTGGCCGACCAGGCAAACAGCTAG
- a CDS encoding methyl-accepting chemotaxis protein → MATNLLMKRKAGRPEPVAAAPNSDSQAVLDAFSLSQAIIEFQPDGTIVTANDNFLAVLGYSLSEIQGQHHRMFVEPGEAQTDAYQQFWRDLAEGRPNAGQFKRFAKDGSEIWISASYNPVFDEAGKVAKIVKIAGDITELKLAGEEARRLANMIRLMPFNIMYADAGNVIRYMNPASERGLKVVEDLLPMSVDQVVGSSIDAFHKDPSHQQRLLADESKLPISTQIKLGEYVFELMAVAISDEQGARLGSMAAWRDITEQVRTREEAASIGQTVAASATEMAATIEEISKSVGRTASLASNTEDHVRDSSAAAQMLQESSKAIDKVVGVIQELADQTNLLALNATIEAARAGESGRSFAVVANEVKELAQETGAATQSIEKSVEEMRQRIEQVTLSTRQITESIAEVSGNTSTVAAAIEEQSITMGELSKNAEGLVKLADRANA, encoded by the coding sequence ATGGCCACCAACCTGCTGATGAAGCGCAAGGCCGGGCGCCCAGAGCCCGTCGCCGCCGCCCCCAATAGCGACTCCCAGGCGGTCCTCGACGCGTTCAGCCTGTCGCAGGCGATCATCGAGTTTCAGCCGGACGGCACAATCGTCACCGCCAACGACAACTTCCTCGCCGTTCTCGGCTATTCGCTCAGCGAGATCCAGGGCCAGCACCACCGCATGTTCGTCGAGCCGGGCGAGGCCCAAACCGACGCCTACCAACAGTTCTGGCGTGACCTGGCCGAGGGTCGACCGAACGCGGGCCAGTTCAAGCGGTTCGCCAAAGACGGCAGCGAAATCTGGATCTCGGCCTCGTACAACCCGGTGTTCGACGAAGCCGGCAAAGTGGCCAAGATCGTCAAGATCGCCGGCGACATCACCGAGCTGAAGCTGGCCGGCGAGGAGGCCAGGCGGCTCGCCAACATGATCCGGCTGATGCCGTTCAACATCATGTACGCGGACGCCGGCAACGTCATCCGCTACATGAACCCCGCTTCGGAGCGGGGTTTGAAGGTCGTCGAAGACCTGCTCCCAATGTCGGTCGACCAGGTCGTCGGGTCGAGCATCGACGCGTTCCACAAAGACCCCTCCCACCAGCAGCGGCTGCTGGCCGACGAGTCGAAGCTGCCGATCTCGACCCAGATCAAGCTCGGCGAGTACGTCTTCGAGCTGATGGCCGTTGCGATCTCTGACGAGCAGGGCGCCCGGCTGGGATCGATGGCCGCCTGGCGCGACATCACCGAACAGGTCCGCACCCGTGAAGAGGCGGCCAGCATCGGCCAGACGGTGGCCGCAAGCGCCACGGAGATGGCCGCCACGATCGAGGAAATCAGCAAGAGCGTTGGACGCACCGCTTCATTAGCGTCCAACACCGAAGACCACGTGCGCGATTCTTCCGCCGCCGCCCAAATGCTGCAGGAGAGCAGCAAGGCGATCGACAAGGTGGTCGGCGTCATCCAAGAACTGGCCGACCAGACCAACCTGCTGGCCCTCAACGCCACCATCGAGGCCGCCCGCGCCGGCGAGTCCGGACGCAGCTTCGCCGTGGTCGCCAACGAGGTCAAGGAACTCGCCCAAGAGACCGGCGCCGCCACCCAGAGCATCGAGAAGAGCGTCGAGGAGATGCGGCAGCGGATCGAGCAGGTCACCCTCTCGACCCGGCAGATCACCGAGAGCATCGCCGAAGTCAGCGGCAACACCAGTACGGTCGCCGCCGCCATCGAAGAGCAGTCCATCACCATGGGCGAGCTCAGCAAGAACGCCGAAGGGCTGGTGAAACTGGCCGACAGGGCGAACGCCTAG
- a CDS encoding methyl-accepting chemotaxis protein, translating into MSFGLLTTNPSHTESQVVANGAQATIDAFSRSQAIIEFEPDGSILTANDNFLAVLGFSLSEIQGHHHRMFVDPAEAESDGYRQFWRDLANGKSVAGEFKRYAKDGSEVWISASYNPVLDDQGQVTKVVKIASDITETKRSALDQLAVLDALGRSQACIEFTPDGTILKANDNFLAALGYRLEEIRGNHHRMFCDPVYAQSPEYADFWRDLASGKTSAGRYPRVTQDGRTIWIQASYNPVLNCSGEVVKVVKFAADITREVEAEIRTKQDAADVGRSLASSSTEMAATIEEISKSVSRTASLATETEGHVKDSSAAAQMLQESSKAIDKVVGVIQELADQTNLLALNATIEAARAGESGRSFSVVANEVKELARETGAATQSIEKSVEEMRQRIDQVTLSTRQITDSIAEVRGNTNTVAAAIEEQSITMGELSRTAESLVKLSSNPDA; encoded by the coding sequence ATGTCTTTCGGCCTTCTCACAACCAATCCCTCTCACACCGAGTCACAAGTCGTCGCGAACGGGGCGCAAGCCACAATCGACGCGTTTAGCCGTTCGCAGGCGATTATCGAATTCGAGCCCGACGGCTCGATCCTCACCGCCAACGACAACTTTCTGGCGGTGCTCGGGTTCTCGCTGAGCGAGATCCAGGGGCACCACCACCGGATGTTCGTCGATCCGGCAGAAGCCGAGTCCGACGGTTACCGTCAATTCTGGCGTGACCTGGCAAACGGCAAGTCGGTCGCGGGCGAGTTCAAGCGCTATGCCAAAGACGGCAGCGAGGTATGGATCTCCGCCTCCTACAACCCGGTGCTCGACGACCAGGGTCAGGTCACGAAGGTCGTCAAGATCGCCAGTGACATCACCGAAACCAAGCGGTCCGCCCTCGACCAGCTAGCCGTGCTTGACGCGTTGGGCCGATCTCAGGCGTGCATCGAGTTCACGCCCGATGGCACCATCCTGAAAGCGAACGACAACTTCCTGGCCGCGTTGGGCTACCGGCTGGAAGAGATCCGCGGCAACCACCACCGCATGTTCTGCGACCCAGTGTATGCGCAGAGCCCTGAGTACGCCGACTTCTGGCGTGACCTGGCGTCGGGCAAGACCTCGGCCGGCAGGTACCCGCGGGTGACACAGGACGGCCGCACAATCTGGATCCAGGCGTCCTACAACCCGGTGCTGAACTGCTCGGGAGAGGTCGTCAAAGTCGTGAAGTTCGCGGCGGACATCACGCGAGAGGTTGAGGCCGAGATCCGGACCAAGCAGGACGCGGCCGACGTGGGCCGCAGCCTGGCGTCCAGCAGCACCGAGATGGCCGCCACGATCGAAGAGATCAGCAAGAGCGTGAGCCGCACCGCGTCGCTCGCGACCGAAACCGAAGGCCACGTGAAGGACTCGTCAGCGGCCGCCCAGATGCTGCAGGAGAGCAGCAAGGCGATCGATAAGGTGGTCGGCGTCATCCAGGAGCTGGCCGACCAGACCAACCTGCTGGCCCTCAACGCCACCATCGAGGCCGCCCGCGCCGGCGAGTCCGGACGCAGCTTCTCCGTGGTCGCCAACGAGGTCAAGGAGCTCGCCCGGGAAACGGGGGCCGCCACCCAGAGCATCGAGAAGAGCGTCGAAGAGATGCGTCAACGCATCGATCAGGTCACCCTCTCGACCAGGCAGATCACCGACAGCATCGCCGAGGTGCGCGGCAACACCAACACGGTCGCCGCCGCCATCGAAGAGCAGTCCATCACCATGGGCGAGCTTAGCCGCACCGCTGAAAGCTTGGTGAAACTCTCCAGCAACCCCGACGCCTAA